A region of Myxococcus stipitatus DSM 14675 DNA encodes the following proteins:
- a CDS encoding J domain-containing protein — translation MGSTPPPVAPGIAPVPAVPSVRPVAQGVPTIAPMAPSASQGVPSVAPMAPSASQGVPSVPPMAPSIAPMVPSIAPAVPALQPQAAAAPRPIVPSIPAAPATPPRPPPTLAVGQVAPPPPPGSPPQPRPGSRPTMSLPAIAPASLPPRPPPAGTVAPVAAAPRAPSVSPVVPPIAPAIPSVAPLTPPPPPASAVSPPPPPGSAGKGTGLDANQLADLASRCAKLDQLDYFEVLLLERTAAPADIKKAFYRESRTYHPDRFFHITDKLLKEQVHELYKRVTEAYYVLRDDTKRKKYLADISSPERAQKLRFTEASEAETKAAAKKEQEEQIGTHPKGRQFYQQAQKDIEANNWSAAERNLKMALTYEPSNARYKESLLEAQKRLQEESKGKGDSFKIR, via the coding sequence GTGGGAAGTACACCCCCGCCCGTTGCTCCGGGCATCGCGCCTGTGCCGGCGGTTCCCTCCGTCCGCCCCGTCGCGCAAGGTGTGCCCACCATCGCGCCGATGGCCCCCTCCGCCTCGCAAGGTGTGCCCTCCGTCGCGCCGATGGCCCCCTCCGCCTCGCAAGGTGTGCCCTCCGTCCCGCCGATGGCCCCCTCCATCGCACCGATGGTGCCCTCCATCGCGCCCGCAGTGCCCGCGCTCCAGCCGCAGGCCGCCGCGGCTCCTCGCCCCATCGTCCCGAGCATTCCCGCCGCGCCCGCGACTCCGCCGCGCCCTCCGCCGACGCTCGCCGTCGGACAGGTCGCACCGCCTCCGCCCCCAGGCTCCCCGCCCCAACCGCGTCCAGGCTCCCGGCCGACCATGTCGCTCCCGGCGATCGCCCCCGCCTCGCTGCCGCCCCGTCCCCCTCCTGCGGGAACCGTGGCGCCCGTGGCCGCCGCGCCTCGAGCCCCCTCGGTCAGCCCCGTGGTGCCGCCCATCGCGCCGGCGATCCCCTCGGTGGCGCCGCTGACGCCACCTCCACCTCCCGCGAGCGCGGTGTCTCCACCGCCTCCGCCGGGCAGCGCGGGCAAGGGCACCGGGCTCGACGCGAACCAGCTCGCGGACCTCGCGTCGCGCTGCGCGAAGCTGGACCAGCTCGACTACTTCGAGGTGCTCCTGCTGGAGCGCACCGCCGCTCCCGCCGACATCAAGAAGGCGTTCTACCGCGAGAGCCGCACGTACCACCCGGACCGCTTCTTCCACATCACGGACAAGCTCCTGAAGGAGCAGGTCCACGAGCTCTACAAGCGCGTCACCGAGGCCTACTACGTCCTGCGCGACGACACGAAGCGCAAGAAGTACCTCGCCGACATCTCGAGCCCGGAGCGCGCCCAGAAGCTGCGCTTCACCGAGGCCTCCGAGGCGGAGACCAAGGCCGCCGCGAAGAAGGAGCAGGAGGAGCAGATCGGCACCCACCCCAAGGGACGCCAGTTCTACCAACAGGCCCAGAAGGACATCGAGGCCAACAACTGGTCCGCCGCCGAGCGGAACCTCAAGATGGCCCTCACCTACGAGCCCTCCAACGCGCGCTACAAGGAGAGCCTCCTCGAAGCCCAGAAGCGTCTGCAGGAAGAGTCCAAGGGCAAGGGCGACTCGTTCAAGATTCGCTGA
- the clpX gene encoding ATP-dependent Clp protease ATP-binding subunit ClpX, with protein MEPSARREEAPLTPREIYERLDRYVIGQDAAKRAVAIAAHNHLKRVQARRVRRQSLIKKSNILLIGPTGSGKTHIARNLADILHVPFTTVDATEYTEAGYYGKDVEVMISDLLLKANHSVEDTQRGIIFVDEVDKIARRSQGARNGAGSRDIGGEGVQQGLLKLLEGREVYVPLNVTQAWNKSDFVQVDTRDILFICAGTFSDLHDAGDESSRPLGFGADAAARLRRRISTRQLVEFGMLAEFLGRLPVVVQLELLGEPELMRVLTEPPDSIVREFHELLAMDDLELDFDDAALREVVHYSVSRGLGARGLRSILEHVMADVMFEAPEHRKRHLRVDADYVRARLKGLDAVQLNV; from the coding sequence ATGGAGCCGTCCGCACGCAGGGAAGAAGCGCCGCTGACCCCTCGGGAAATCTATGAGCGGCTGGACCGCTACGTCATCGGCCAGGACGCCGCGAAGCGCGCGGTGGCCATCGCCGCCCACAACCACCTCAAGCGGGTCCAGGCCCGCAGGGTGAGGCGGCAGTCGCTCATCAAGAAGTCCAACATCCTGCTCATCGGCCCCACCGGGAGCGGCAAGACGCACATCGCCCGCAACCTGGCGGACATCCTCCACGTGCCGTTCACCACCGTGGACGCCACCGAGTACACGGAGGCGGGCTACTACGGGAAGGACGTGGAGGTGATGATCTCCGACCTGCTCCTCAAGGCGAACCACTCCGTCGAGGACACGCAGCGGGGCATCATCTTCGTGGACGAGGTGGACAAGATTGCCCGCCGCTCGCAGGGCGCCCGCAACGGTGCGGGCAGCCGGGACATCGGCGGGGAGGGTGTCCAGCAGGGCCTGCTCAAGCTCCTGGAGGGGCGCGAGGTCTACGTGCCGCTCAACGTCACCCAGGCGTGGAACAAGAGCGACTTCGTGCAGGTGGACACGCGCGACATCCTCTTCATCTGCGCGGGCACCTTCAGCGACCTGCACGACGCGGGGGACGAGTCCAGCCGGCCGCTGGGCTTCGGCGCGGATGCCGCGGCCCGCTTGCGCAGGCGCATCAGCACCCGGCAGCTGGTGGAGTTCGGGATGCTGGCGGAGTTCCTCGGGCGCCTGCCGGTGGTGGTGCAGCTGGAGCTCTTGGGCGAGCCGGAGCTGATGCGCGTCCTCACGGAGCCGCCGGACTCCATCGTCCGGGAGTTTCATGAGCTGCTGGCCATGGATGACCTGGAGCTGGACTTCGATGACGCGGCCCTCCGCGAGGTGGTGCACTACTCGGTGTCTCGCGGGCTGGGGGCTCGCGGGCTGCGCTCCATCCTGGAGCACGTCATGGCGGATGTCATGTTCGAGGCTCCCGAACATCGCAAGCGGCATCTTCGCGTGGACGCGGACTACGTGCGCGCGCGGCTGAAGGGGCTGGATGCCGTGCAGCTCAACGTGTGA
- a CDS encoding CvpA family protein translates to MVIDLIILGMVLFFGLIGAFTGASRQVANWVGLALGYFASRKLGPLVAPHMAEALDGPLLVGLVAGTVLLFICVWLSVRYALGSLLQRFLATGKDNQDRSVDRLLGFLLGAGKTAAFAWLALSALAFFEQHVIVAGRRLGVSPHDSLAAQAARRFNLFEMTQFAPMDDMVQVAKAAGDPERAAQLKNDPAYKALRKDPRFLKLLQDDKVKQALARGDTAALLRNDLVLQLIQDPDVAARLGAAARASERHDDVTR, encoded by the coding sequence ATGGTCATCGACCTCATCATCCTGGGCATGGTGCTGTTCTTCGGCCTCATCGGCGCCTTCACCGGGGCGTCGCGCCAGGTGGCCAACTGGGTGGGCCTCGCGCTGGGCTACTTCGCCTCACGCAAGCTGGGGCCGCTCGTCGCGCCCCACATGGCGGAGGCCCTCGACGGCCCGCTGCTCGTCGGCCTCGTCGCCGGCACGGTGCTCCTCTTCATCTGCGTGTGGCTCTCGGTCCGCTACGCGCTGGGCTCGCTCCTCCAGCGCTTCCTCGCCACCGGCAAGGACAACCAGGACCGCAGCGTGGACCGGCTGCTGGGCTTCCTGCTCGGCGCGGGAAAGACGGCCGCCTTCGCGTGGCTGGCCCTCAGCGCGCTCGCCTTCTTCGAGCAGCACGTCATCGTCGCCGGCCGGCGCCTGGGTGTCTCCCCCCACGACTCGCTGGCCGCCCAGGCCGCGCGCCGCTTCAACCTCTTCGAGATGACCCAGTTCGCCCCCATGGACGACATGGTCCAGGTGGCGAAGGCGGCGGGAGACCCGGAGCGCGCGGCCCAGCTCAAGAACGACCCCGCCTACAAGGCCCTGCGCAAGGACCCGCGCTTCCTGAAGCTGCTCCAGGACGACAAGGTGAAGCAGGCGCTCGCGCGAGGAGACACCGCCGCGCTCCTGCGCAACGACCTGGTCCTCCAGCTCATCCAGGACCCGGACGTGGCCGCGCGCCTGGGAGCGGCGGCCCGAGCCTCCGAGCGTCACGACGACGTCACACGTTGA